From the genome of Neomonachus schauinslandi chromosome 1, ASM220157v2, whole genome shotgun sequence:
cATTTCTATATGTATCTgaggagaatatttttatttttactttcttggatGTGAAAGAGCCACAGACAACACTTTGGGATTATGGGTGATACTGGCTTTTtatccttttcaaaatatttcatattttccaaaataaaagtggATTGtttgtaatgggaaaaaaaaaagagtggcttcAATAATAAACATGTACTACTTTCATATTCTGAATTAGAACATagtgttcaaataaaaatatagaatggatcaaatttttaaggaaaaaatcaattttaaactatacaacaaatgttggtgggaAAACAGGACTCGGCTAAATTTGCTGGCATAAATTTATTGCATTCATTGGTTTGCTTGTAAGGTACTGGATATTAGAAAGACATAACTGGTTTGGAAGAGTTTTcgattttatatattattactcTTTATATAACTCTTGTGAAATTCAAAAGCtgaatttgtatctttcaatggtataaattctttattatagTCATTTCCTGATTACCCTAATAGATGGAATCACTGACAcgaaagaaaaacaacttatatttgaaatttttatcatttagtttATAGGACAAATTCAATCACTAAGTATAGATCTTTGCTGTTTGTTTAGGGCTTTGGTGGGGATGCTGTAGTCCACGAATGTGTATTCCTTGAGTATACCAAAAGGAAAGGACATGTAGGATGATGGGggaagtccaaaaaaaaaaaagaaaaaaaaaacccgctGAAGTATTGTTAGTGTTCTTAACCTGTCAAATAGCCAAAAAGTCTGGCTGAACATTTTGCTTCAAAAAGGTATTTAAgtatcaaatttaaatttaatttagatgaaaatttaagataaagaaatattttgaagctaAAAGAGTTCTTGCATACTTGTGCAATTCTTTTTCTTGCCGCTGCAGTTCTGATGAtaacaaaacattttccttttttagagaATGGCATTCGGTTTCCAATACATTCCATTCCTTTCTCAACTTCTCTAGTTCACCTAAAATAGTCCCAAAACATATTCATTAATATAGGAACATAACTTCCATAATAATTCAAAGGATAAgggaaatatttcaaagaaaaacatactTGCCCCCCCTTAAAAACATGTAGATTTTACATGACTATTCTTTGGTTTCTGTTTATTTGGCCTCTATACCTCAGGTAAGTTCCATCACCTTGAACTTCAGCAATATTTTCTTCCCACTTCACTTTTATAAAACAATTCAgtagtattaaaataaaatataaaattgtaaaaaatttcaatttattgtAGAACTTGTGGACCTGAAGAATGTTTATAGCCCCAATATAaaaacattgctttaaaaaaaacaaaacaaaccaaaaaaaaacattGCTTTATACAACCAAACTgttatcaaagagaaaaacagcccAAATCGTTATTCTGTGCAAGCTATAAAGTTATCATTGTCAAGAATTAAGAGCTTTATGTAAAATATGCACACTCACTTTGTAGCCTtgttgcttcctctctctgctgaTCCTCACACTGCTGACATCGAAGCTGAAAACTATTTTGCAGACTCGTGATTTCTTTCTCATATTCAGACGCTGCTTTCCGCCACCGCTCAAGCTCAGCTCGCACCTTCTTAAGCTCTTCTTGTAACGAGGCAATGTCAGTGTCCCGCTCAGAAGCAGCCTTTTCTGCTGCTTGATGAAGGAGCAAAATTTCATCTCGGGCACTAAGCAGTTCATCTCGAGTGCTTGTGATTTCACTGTCTTTCTCCTCCCGGAGATTCTCAATATTGATGTGTAACCTCTGTAGCTGGGCTACAAAAGTATATTGATCCATCATTCTTTGTCCAAagcaattacaaataaatgaaCTGCCCAAATGGGATTATAGTTACTGCCTAGACCAGGCTGGAGGAGCTGTTTGTTGCTTTTGATTAAATAGTACAAGCAATCCATGTTTAATGCAGAAAATgtcaaaacacagaaacacaaagagtAAAAAACCAAAGTGATCTTTTTACTTCTCCCTCACAGAGAAAGTTGCTTCTagcatttggaatttattcttctagattttttatatgcattttatacacatataaaagcaaaaacagggagggattgtaatatatataatgttctcTATCCTGCTGGTGATGAATatcttttaataacaaaaaaattacacTGTTACTTCTTTGACTAATcctttattttagacattttaggCTCTTCAGTTTTTAATTACTATCAAAAGTACTGCTTATAATGcaatcctgatttttttcttagagtgaATTCCTAGACACAGAATTGCTTGGTCAGATGGTATGCATTAGTAAAATCTTTGATGTTCTTGATTCAatttgcagtttatttattttattttttttttaaattttttttaaagattctatttatttatttgacagagagacagcgagagagggaacacaagcggggggtagaggcagagggagaagcaggcttcccgcagagcagggagcccgatgcggggctcgatcccaggaccccaggatcctgacctgagctgaaggcagacgcttaacgactgagccacccaggcgcccctcaatttgcAGTTTAAATGTCAGTTCCTTAAAGAAGCTTTCTCTGCTGTCTTATCTAAAAATAGCCCTCTCGTTTTCTAGCCCATTACTCTGCCTTTATTGGAcaccatattttatatttgcctATGGTTTATCTTTTCCACTGACTGTACATCTCATGCATACTCTATCCTCAATACTAGCAAACAACCAAGAATtactggttgaataaatgaattgacaACATTAATGAATAACGCCTAATCAAggaggtgtattttttttttttttaagattttatttatttatttgacagagagagacacagcgagagagggaacacaagcagggggagtgggagagggagaagcaggttccccgcagagcagggagcccgatgcgggactcgatcccaggaccctgggatcatgacctgagccgaaggcagtcgctcaaccgactgagccacccaggcgcccaaggaggtGTATTTTTAACAGATCTGGTCCTGTGCCCTCAAGGATTGAGCTGGAAACAATTTGTATAAAATACTTGGTTCAGAACTAGAAAAATAGTCTTGGTTACTATAACACAAGAAAACTATAGGTAGGAAAAGTTCCTTAGGTAGAaaagagtaattaaaataattaagagaatTTAAGGCTGAGGAAGGGGAAGGCTGCTCCATAAATAAGCgttaaaaaaaatatgaggcCTCTGCAGTTTGCAGGAAGCACTGAGAGGTTAACAAGTTCAGAATCTGAAGACACAATGGCCGGAGATTAACAGGACCATACACTTATGGATAACGTCATAAAACACACATGCTGGCACTAGGGGGCACTCAATGATGCCTAGATAAGACCGCTTTAAGATAAAAGGCAGCCCTATGTTACAGAACCTTTAGGGAAAATTGCCCATACGCACTACAGAATGCAAATATAGATTGAAATCAGATTTACATAAGCTAATGGATAAAGGCATTAAATTATAAGAGTTTAAagaattttctcttcaaaaagaCATAATATACCCCAGAAATTCTAACTTgaccataataaaatttaaatttttaaataactcaaacgtccataggggagcctgggtggctcagttggttaagcgtctgactcttgattttggctcaggtcatgattccagggtcatgagatcaagccctgtgttggtctccatgctgggcatggagcctgcttaatgttctctctctccctcccactcccggTCTCGCtcttactccctccctccctcttgctctcttaaaaataaatatataaataactcatatgtcccattcaaaaataagaaagaaaacaccaaagaCTGCTTTTTCTCTGGGATATTTTAGGGCAAATATCATAGGCCTCATACAATGATTCCCCATTTTTTCTGAACTGAGTTTGTCTATTTAATTTCTTCTCACCCTACATctcaaactaaaatttaaaaataacattagttCCTTCTTTGACAATGAAGACAAATTAATTTTGCTTTAGGAATTTTACAATAGCATGGGACAGAAAGATTTCCCCTAGGGCTCTCACAATTCGAGCCTAACAGTACCAGAACTATGATTTGAAGTAAACCCTTGGCAGGCAAGGATCTTTCTGGTCTTTTCTGCAATGAACCTGTGATAGCTCACACAAAGAGATAGCAAAATGGTGGGTATGAAGAGCAGCCTCTACCAATGAAGGCACTGCAGGGATTATTATTCTATTCCATgtgatatataatttttgttgcaATGCaagtatgttttttgtttgtttttttaaagctttatttatttactttgaaagagagacagcacgagtgggaggggcagaaggagggagaaagaatctcaagcagactccgcatcaagtacagagcccaacactgggcttgaactcataaccctgcgatcaggacctgagctgaaacaaagagtcgACGTTTagccgactgcgccacccaggtgcccctcaatgcaGTATGTTATGAGCATTAGAAATAATGTCACCAAGTTAAAAGTGCTGATGCACAGAGTAGCTCAAATTGATATCCTGTCCAAAGGCCCCCTCTGTAGCAACTCACTATATAACCCAGAGTCTTACCAAACCCATGTCTTCACCCATGCTCTTCCCACTCCAAGTGTCCACTATTAGAGTACTAGGGAAttgtgtttaaaacaaaacaaaacaagggcgcctgggtggctcagttggttaagcgactgccttcagctcaggtcatgatcccagggtcctgggatcgagtcccgcattgggctccctgctctgcagggagcctgcttctccctctcccactcccctgcttgtgttccctctctcgctgtgtctctctctgtcaaataaataaataaaatcttaaaaaaaaaaaaaaaaaatttaaaacaaaacaaaacaaaaagcccaccAAGAGCCTAGTTATAGTCTCAGATTCTGGGACAAACCAAAGACATGAAAAATGGGAACTCTCTATACTCTTACTTTCCATTCCTTTTGAATCACTACAAACAATAATAATTCCAAATAGCCCTGGGGTGTTCCATACCTTGAAGAACCTGTATTTGTTTACTGGATTCCTCAACTTGATTTCGataggcttttctttcttcttccaaaagagctaaaaataaaaataaaatacagtatatctAATTTTGTGAGTTAATGGAAGTATTCAGAATTGAGCGGGTGGAAATTTCTAAGAAATTCTCACCTAAAGCTTAttgaaggaaacaaaagctaAGCAGTAAATATTATCAGTATTAGCAGTtaaaagtttaaagattttaggAGCACAAAACAGTAGTAAGTAATCAATCTATTCAATCAAGTAGCAGAGTTTTCTAGATCTTATATCACCAAGATTATATGTGTTATTCTTTACATGAGGAGCATTCTTGATAGTTGTTAATCAGCATTTTgagcttaaattttaaaaacagccttAAAACCCTCATGTTTACAGCCAAGTGAGTACTAACTAACAGAAAGTTCCCAGTTCCTCCTGGGGATGTGAATCTTCCTCCTGATCAGGAAGGTTGTCCATCTTAGAGAACAGGAGGACTCCATAGGCTATTTACTTTCTCCTTGTTCTAAGACTTTGTACGGTACCAAGTGACTGCAACTAGGTAGTTACTGTGAATGATATGGAAATGTAAGCTCTAGGGAATAAATATCACCAACTCCACTAGCCTATGACACTATGGATAAGTAAACTACTAGAAAAGAAAGTGGTTGGGAAACTTCACGATTCTATACCTTTACCTTGCCTGGTTGTTTCCATTTACCGAAGAATACACTATAAAATCACAGGGCATATAAATTTCCCTCATCTTACACTGAAGAACAACATTAGGTGTAACTAAAACTTAGAAATTGAAATacattgttttttccttttgttgcacTTAATATGTAATTAACTGTTAAGATCTTTCACTGGTACAGGTCCTTCTTGATCTTCACTCACATCAACAAGGTGAAGGAAGTAGAGCAACTGTAACTCTCCCCACTATATTGTCTGAAACATATgttcagagagggtaagtgaatgtcccaagatcacatagctaataaaGTTGTGGATCTGGAACAAGATACTATGCCTCTGGACTCAGTTATGTCACATTGTTTCCGCATCCCCTAAAGAATCAATGTAATCTTGATCTCACCTTGAAGTTCAAAGCATTTTTGTTTACTCGCTCTAGCTAGTTCCTGGGCTTCAATCAATTCCTTGCGAAGATGCTGAATTTCTTGTTTTGCCTCAATTTCTGACTGTGCACCCTGCAAGTCATCTGACAAAAATAcgtttattttaaaagcaagagtTAGTATCACACTATAATTTCTGCAACCAAATATTAGCCATCTCTTTCATGTTTAGACATGCATAGTTAAAGAACACAGCACaactgagttaaataaaatttagaagcaaattatattaagcattttagtcattttaccctggagaaagaacacaagtacAGCTAAATATATATTAGTAATTCATGGCAAtggtattattaaatatatattaataaatactaattatACATTTCACTCATGTAGAGCTTATGTAAGCCTTGACGTTCAGTAAAATGGGCATACGGCATTCTTCTTCATCAATTTTGAAATTGCTTGATaacaagttagaaaaaaattcacttgGAACTTAactggaaatggaaaaacaaacacaaactctTCTTCAGGAAAAAGTGTTTTAGCGTTATTTCCCCCTTgtggagaacaaaataaaaaccaggctGAAATCTCTACCATGCTCACTTCATCATCAGTATTTCTCCAACACTAAACACATAACAAATATTTGCTCAATTATTAAATAATGTGACCTAAATAAATTAGATCCAACATTACATCTCAAATATGCCCCCTCCCCTAATGTCTTTCTTTACTCTCTTGTAACTCCCCTCATCTTTCACTGTATTAATATCTTCTGCTATTGAACACTGCCTGAAATAAATATATCATCAGTTAGGCCATATTCTTCTAGTGCATTCTATTTGACTATTACTTTGGTTTACAAGTAGCTCAGGCATAACAACTTTATTACAAAAGAgctaagaggggcgcctggttcagttggtagagcacgtgactcttgatcttggggttgtaaattcaagccccatgttgggtatagagattacttaaaaataaaatctttaagggtgCCTGAATGgcacaatcagttaagtgtccaactcctcattttggctcaggtcatgatctcagggttgtgagactgagcctgttgcgggctccaggctcagtgaggagtcggattgagattctctccctctccccctcccccaactcatgctctctttccctttctctctctcaaataaataaaatctttttttaaaaaagattttatttagatgcaggatctagttacaatgtagctataaagtgctgccttgtctttggcccctgctcaaaataaagctgttacctttctagccctgtccgccatggtgcttagcagccagggatgcatggtctcagacatgtttaccaagtaaaacactgacttgaggggtgcctgggtggctcagtcattaagcgtctgccttcggctcaggtcatgatcccagggtcctgggatcgagccccgcatcgggctccctgctcagcggggagtctacttctccctctcccactccccctgcttgtgttccctctctcgctgtgtctctctctgtcaaataaataaataaaatctttaaaaaaaaaaaagattttatttatttattcatgagaggtatagagagagagaggcagagggagaagcaggctcccaaggagcagggagcccgatgctggactcgatcccaggaccctgggatcatgacctgagcaaaaggcagatgcttaaccatctgagccacccaggcaccctcaaataaataaaatcttaaaaaaaaataataaaatctttaaaagaaagagctAAGAATAAAATTTCACAATATGATCACAGCAGGTCTTAGATGTTACACATATTTTCATACTCAGACTATATCCAACTTTTTCCTGCAGGAAAAAGTAAATTTGATTCTGGTTTCATTTATTCTAGTCAACCTATCAATTCTTCCTTCAAATGGTCTCTTGGTAAGGGGGGAGGcatgtaaagagagagagagagagattttccaGTGGCAGGAGAACTGTCACAGCAACTACAAAACTTCTCTTCCAACACCACACATTGGAGTCTGCAAAAGTCCTAGCTGCCCACCTCTGGATTTGTCATTATGTCCTTATTATCAGGAGTATTTAGGAAGTAAGTGTCATGATGCCTACATCTTATTTTCAAGCGGtttagcaaaaaaacaaaacatacatacataacatcCTTCAATAGATAATTTCTTAGtagtatatttgtgtttttttaacctTGGCActtttgacatttggggctgaataattctttgttctGGGGGCTGTCCTGTGGATTGCAGCATGTTTAGAAGTTTTCCTGGTCcctacctactagatgccagcAGCACTCCCTCTGAGTTGTAACAACCaaaatgtttccatatattgccaaatgtccctctGGGGGTAAAACTGCTCCATGTTGAGAACTACTGTTCCAGGCTAATAATTtgataaccaagaaaaaaaaaatctatatgtagACCTGTTTTCCACAGAAGCACTGGTTAGTAGCTCTGAAACTGCTTTTTGTGTATTCTAAAagtgatcaaataaataaatatattgtagaTAAAGAGAGACAGGTTTCTTACTGCTGGAGAACAGAATTAACTATATGGAAATAGGGAAGACAGAATTAATCCTGTGGTGTAGGGTAGGATTAGAGTATGAACTCTAATAGATCTGAATGTATAGACAAATGCAGatgtagaaattaaatatagGTATGTGAGACTCtgtatatagatacacatatatgtatgggCATAAGTATATGTGTACATCTATTTCTTAAATGTCTACTGAGTGGGCCTAGAAGTAATAAGCACACCAAATactcagatcttggtttctaaatactattCTCCACTAAAAAAGAACTAGAGCTCTTTGGAGAAATTGTTGATTTCAGTGCTAACTAAGGGTGGGAAAGCACAAAATGAATGTAGAACACCTTTTGTGTCAGAAGGTAACAAAGGGCTAAAAGAATGGTTCATGTTGAAAAGATACaaggggctcccactggccaaatgtGGGAGAATGTgggcatcaaaataaataatgatagtgaAAGGTTATAATCCACTGAATAACACATAAATCCATGAATTCACAATGATATagataaggaaggaaagaaagaaggaagggaatgagggagggagggcacaaGAACACCCTTCCTAATGGTAGAAGGCCAGCTAACAAATGTAGAGGGAATGATAGAATTAGGAAATCACTATTTGGCAACTATTATAGTAATAACTGATTCAAGCAAGAATCCTCCATAGATGCTAACACTAGATAAAATTTGAGAAGTAACAGGATATTTATACAGAGTTAACATTACCAGTGACAGAACAATTCAACATCAGTTGCCTCCTGATATGATGTCCAATATTATTACtgagggacattttacaaaataactgtgctcttcaaaaatgtcaatatcaTGATAAACAAAGAACTGAGAAAtagttccagattaaaggagaccaAAGACATGTGACAAGTGAATACACTGTATGactcaagattttcttttataatgacattatttttcttttatttattttttttttaaatttttttttgtccgttttatttatttattcacgagagtcagagagagagatagagagaggcagcggcagagggagaagcaggctccctgcctagcagggagcccgatgcgggactcgatcccaggactccgggatcgtgacctgagccgaaggcagtcgctcaatcaactgagccacccaggcaccccgacattatttttcttttatagaagacATTATTGAGACAACTGACAAGATGGGAATGAGGTCTGTGGATGTGATAATGTAATACATTACTGTTACTTTCCTAACCCTGAGAGTTGTATGGTGGCTattgaagagaaacagaaaatatacacttAAGTATTCAGGAGTAAAGGCTATCAGGTCTGCAATTTACGCTCAATGGCtcagggagacagaggaaggcacatggaggagggagagggaaatggataaatgaaattcTGTAAAATAGTAACAGCAAATGGAGTGAAAGGTTAACATTTGGAGAATCTAGATGAAGAGTATATGGGATTCTCTGTTCTATTCTTGCAACTTTAAGTCTGaaattgtatcaaaataaaaacttaaaagaaaaatttctacgtacgtacacatataaataaagaaaatatggcaaaatacTAACGATAGTTGAATCTAGGTGGTAGGCATATATGAGTGTTTTTGGTACTCTTCAAATTTTcttgtgtttgaaatttttcataattaaaaaaggTCTCTTGAAATTACCAATCCCAATGTCACAATCTTAGAATAAGCCCCAATCATTTCTGTCTAAATTCTTGCCCTTAACCTAGCCTGCCCTTCTGAATTCTATCCTATATTGGAATACTAAAGCAATTCTCTTAACTCAGATCAAGAACTGATctaaatgagcactgggtgttacatgcaactgatgaattgctgaacactacatctgaaactaatgacgtCCTATAcactggctaattgaattaaaaaaataataaagaacctATCTTGACTCCCTCTTATGACAGGTGCAGACATCTTTATCTGAATTTTTAAGGTTCTCCATAATCCAGTCATTACTTATTTTCACTAATATTTCACTCACTAATACACTCAATTCCTATTAGTCTCCTTAGTAGCTCTGTAGTAGTCACCAGACTACTTTCCTCATTTATCTTTGCTCAGGCCATCTCCTTTACTCCTCCAAGCCTGCCCATCCTTTAAAGCCCAGGCTGAAGTCTCTGCATCTAACCCCCTGACTGCATCTAACTCCCAGCAGCACACATTGGTCTCTTGCCTGATTTCTAGAGCTTGATAGTCAAACCCAAGCAAACCAGTAAGCTCTTTGCAAGTTCTCTAATTGTTCAATAgcatttagctttatttttaaaaggagcatGAACCCATATAGATACACAGAATTTTGGAAGGCTTACTCCTTTCATttgataaatgaagaaacaaaggttCAAAGATCTGAAATGGCTTACACATCTGGAAAGTGGTAGAGATAGGACTAGAATTCTCACTCTAGCCCGTCTTTCCCATAAATCATAGTAACTTCTTAGTTATATGATAGAAATTAGCTTTAATTAGCATGCTTTCCTAACAACCAACTCTTACTTCTTCTCCAGAAATAAGAGAACTCctatcattgatttctttttagtaACAAATGTTAAAAGCATATATGTTTCACACTTATGTTCCACACTACATGGGACATACTATACTCCATCTAATACAATGCTAGACATACAGTGAGCACTTAACTATCTGATTAATAAACAAGATAACCAAAGATTTGCATCTAAAAtgtgtagatttaaaaaataaacataataatcataaatgaattaatacaatAACTACagaactattttattttgaggaaggggatccttttataaatgaagaatcGTATATAATCCGCCTTTAAGGTCTATGAAAGCAGACAATTCTTCAGCAGAACAATTCCCTTGTTCAGTCATGTTATGAAGCAAAACTAATACTtgctttttaaactaaaaacaatgGAACAGATTTTATGGTAAGTAATTATGCTTCAGGAAACAAAATATAATCTAGGC
Proteins encoded in this window:
- the LOC110584960 gene encoding sarcolemmal membrane-associated protein isoform X16, translating into MDEQDLNEPLAKVSLLKDDLQGAQSEIEAKQEIQHLRKELIEAQELARASKQKCFELQALLEEERKAYRNQVEESSKQIQVLQAQLQRLHINIENLREEKDSEITSTRDELLSARDEILLLHQAAEKAASERDTDIASLQEELKKVRAELERWRKAASEYEKEITSLQNSFQLRCQQCEDQQREEATRLQSELEKLRKEWNVLETECHSLKKENVLLSSELQRQEKELHNSQKQSLELTSDLSILQMTRKQLENQVGSLKEQHLRDSADLKTLLSKAENQAKDVQKEYEKTQTVLSELKLKFEMTEQEKQSITDELKQCKDNLKLLREKGNNKPWPWMPMLAALVAVTAIVLYVPGLARASP